A genomic region of Anopheles merus strain MAF unplaced genomic scaffold, AmerM5.1 LNR4000021, whole genome shotgun sequence contains the following coding sequences:
- the LOC121601044 gene encoding LOW QUALITY PROTEIN: serine/threonine-protein kinase ATR-like (The sequence of the model RefSeq protein was modified relative to this genomic sequence to represent the inferred CDS: inserted 1 base in 1 codon) — MSSWLLHKKKVRTVSEVLIYYHINPECVMHAFRSLLSNDSDNDEVSTTRIAEYIAERFLGVLANLEATLVNPDGEKFLKRLALLSLGDIIRLLGGEHITPFRFKVIAVLRTALALPEGSALAKHCVNTWRIFVCTVDVRQLGSLLSTIFVTLEPLIDTYNEDIGYIFRYLVIENNSLLGNSLCDLXFIEDTNVAENIKKIVASRIPKHHDEIGSDQFVTRLEELIRHSNHENLKVRAYAFSYLCRLCEHGRAELNEAILGQHQSISLTIIATMVETLTRGLSEQDVILQQRAAECLGELGALAPSHLPPNYAPTGVGFALSIHSDCFAIIALRELCRAYQRQKDSKFVDSFSLAIQEILNERGVSPKADKKREIWETIPERLRPIMEPLLTSCYTTVSRASQTAVAHPVFNNVGSSHEWCYQWACQMIEYITVNSTRNLLRAFKPSLRCDRGTLMLMLPYILLHSLLLCEGNDKIQFIVEELHAVFNGAIAYCESFTTIPAANRANDKVDIEYTSANRLIVCMTQERHDTCGKELALQCAKYAFGLFDFLERWKRQYLKDVTSKDKDLHNYQHNFAVVSTFLNNFDSNLLAQVNFKCHEYARALQYVEHSLNGEDKSIKLQKKLSFLCELYSYLGDTDSVEGVMALKATESTLHELILYHNATGRLQEAVACYERLLQLTNIQEQYPSLNFLNSMIECYLRLDQPETALLLAESLLVRFHDTALHKPLLDIQAEPLYRLGRFEELEELLLQRRADQLSGAIDGESRHWGVICGSLIIEFRQPDYARFCSEIQRARRYVFQGSCSERSSSRSLDEQLGTYENRYDQVLKLHIIQEFAKCGHIMHTLRTLQKGQRNDELITASTVIVDLQKLVANMKARLEVLQPNAATIEPILSLRRILLKEMRRTIDEINWEKIDDDQNVNRLRHLVDQTIGQLWMKSTELASRANMYQQALLYILHAESYRPPDLFIKNAKLLWDRRDITGALKVLERGVNEILGDVPVSSVGNNHIKTTPKEIRFIQAEGKRLIATYNAEASNISATLNRRYFKEAVDMNPESEVALVQLAQYVDKLYSSCPAVEQNSANCWEMLFEVMKCYGKSMMYGSNYIYQSMPRVLSIWLDSTAKTIPKSSEGISTSLNMARKIAQSMNKLASKFKDTLSPYFFFTAFSQLISRVAHPSQETFIILKAIIVKLLLYYPQQTLWMILSVYKSSYTIRVRRCVEIFNDRQLLQVENMQKLIKDFNGLAERLIELTNKEIPGNPGGIRHSKQANVTVSILVKALPKLLADKNFSNILIPIERCIQLVLNKNTGMNFQPYPTNAIYIAGISEEVTVLHSLQKPRKISLRGHNGKLYTMMMKPKDDLRKDFRLMEFNAVVKQYLSQDPDAKFRRLHIRTYAVLPLNEECGIIEWISNLNTFRGIVCTYYKQRGLGMTAKELRNFNYERTEPLAKKRHAFETILVPRHPPLFSEWFRDCFPNPHNWFQARSSYIKTTAVISMVGYILGLGDRHGENILFDSTNGDTVHVDFNCLFNRGETFTVPELVPFRLTHNMVDAMGPLGVEGLYRRCCEIVLRILQTHASTFMSVLKPFVYDPMVSWSKMTFAQGESSERDSYLERTDPQAMHNVLNIEERLKGYVKVNGKLSHNPLSIEGQVNHLIKEATDIDNLAQMYIGWSGYT; from the exons AGAACAGTATCGGAAGTTTTAATTTACTACCACATCAACCCAGAGTGTGTAATGCACGCATTTCGCAGTTTACTTTCCAATGATAGTGATAATGACGAGGTATCAACAACTCGAATCGCGGAATATATTGCTGAAAGGTTTTTAGGAGTACTAGCAAATTTAGAAGCAACACTTGTTAATCCAGACGGAGAGAAGTTTCTCAAGCGATTAGCGCTGCTTAGTCTGGGTGACATTATTCGGTTGCTTGGTGGGGAACACATAACACCATTTCGGTTCAAAGTCATTGCTGTGCTCCGAACAGCATTAGCTCTTCCAGAAGGATCGGCTTTAGCAAAACATTGCGTTAATACGTGGCGTATTTTTGTATGCACGGTAGATGTGCGACAATTAGGTTCACTTTTAAGTACAATATTCGTTACGTTGGAGCCATTAATTGATACATACAACGAAGATATTGGATACATATTTCGATACCTGGTCATAGAGAACAATAGTCTACTTGGGAATAGTCTCTGTGATC TTTTTATAGAAGATACTAATGTAgcagaaaatattaaaaaaatagtggCATCGCGTATTCCAAAACACCACGATGAAATAGGAAGCGACCAATTTGTTACCCGCCTTGAAGAACTTATTCGACATAGCAATcatgaaaatttaaaagtaCGAGCATACGCATTCTCCTACTTATGTAGACTTTGTGAACATGGCCGGGCAGAGCTAAATGAAGCTATTTTGGGGCAACACCAAAGCATAAGCCTTACCATAATAGCTACAATGGTAGAAACGCTGACACGTGGACTTAGTGAACAAGATGTAATACTTCAACAACGAGCAGCAGAGTGTCTTGGAGAGCTAGGAGCTTTGGCACCCAGTCATTTGCCACCTAATTATGCTCCGACCGGTGTAGGTTTCGCATTGAGCATTCATTCCGACTGTTTTGCCATTATCGCCTTGCGAGAACTATGCCGAGCATACCAAAGGCAAAAAGATTCAAAGTTTGTCGATAGTTTTTCACTTGCCATACAGGAAATATTAAACGAACGAGGTGTCTCTCCAAAAGCAGATAAAAAACGAGAAATATGGGAAACCATCCCAGAACGCTTGCGACCAATAATGGAACCGTTACTAACATCATGTTATACTACAGTTTCAAGAGCATCGCAGACAGCAGTTGCACATCCGGTATTTAACAATGTTGGATCAAGTCACGAATGGTGTTACCAATGGGCGTGCCAAATGATTGAATATATAACTGTTAATTCAACTCGTAACCTTCTACGAGCTTTTAAGCCAAGCTTGCGATGTGATAGAGGAACTCTTATGTTGATGTTACCTTACATACTATTACATTCATTACTACTTTGCGAAGGGAATGataaaatacaatttattgTAGAAGAACTTCATGCCGTTTTCAACGGAGCCATTGCATATTGCGAAAGTTTTACCACGATTCCTGCTGCGAACCGAGCAAATGACAAAGTAGATATAGAATATACATCTGCAAATAGATTGATTGTATGCATGACTCAGGAGCGGCATGATACATGTGGCAAAGAGCTGGCTTTGCAATGCGCTAAATATGCGTTTGGGTTATTTGATTTCCTCGAACGATGGAAAAGACAGTACCTCAAGGATGTTACATCAAAAGATAAAGATCTTCATAATTATCAGCATAATTTTGCTGTGGTTAGTACATTCCTAAACAACTTTGATAGCAATCTATTGGCGCAAGTAAATTTTAAATGTCATGAATATGCTAGAGCATTACAATACGTAGAACACAGTTTGAATGGCGAAGATAAAAGtataaaactacaaaaaaagttatcatTCTTGTGTGAACTTTATTCATACCTCGGAGATACAGACTCGGTGGAAGGTGTTATGGCTTTGAAAGCAACAGAATCAACCTTACACGAGTTAATTCTATATCATAATGCTACAGGTCGATTGCAAGAAGCTGTGGCGTGTTACGAGAGGTTATTACAACTTACTAATATCCAAGAACAATATCCAAGTCTTAATTTTTTAAACAGTATGATCGAGTGTTATCTACGGCTTGATCAACCGGAAACAGCATTACTACTTGCAGAAAGTTTACTGGTTCGATTTCATGATACGGCCCTACATAAACCTCTACTGGATATACAGGCAGAACCGCTGTACCGACTAGGAAGATTCGAAGAACTCGAAGAATTGCTACTTCAAAGGCGAGCTGATCAATTGAGTGGAGCCATCGATGGTGAATCACGTCACTGGGGAGTTATTTGTGGTTCACTTATTATTGAGTTTCGACAACCGGATTATGCACGATTTTGTTCAGAAATACAACGAGCCCGAAGGTATGTGTTTCAGGGTAGCTGTAGTGAACGTTCTAGTTCTCGTTCGTTAGATGAACAGCTGGGTACATACGAAAACCGTTATGATCAGGTGTTAAAATTACACATCATCCAAGAGTTTGCTAAATGTGGACATATAATGcacactctgcgcactctacAAAAAGGTCAACGTAACGACGAACTTATTACAGCATCCACTGTAATTGTTGACCTTCAGAAGCTTGTTGCAAATATGAAAGCTAGGCTAGAAGTATTACAACCGAATGCTGCCACAATAGAACCAATCCTTAGCTTGAGGCGCATACTTCTGAAGGAAATGAGGCGCACGATAGACGAAATAAATTGGGAAAAAATCGACGACGACCAAAATGTTAATCGTCTGCGTCATTTGGTTGATCAAACGATCGGACAACTTTGGATGAAAAGTACAGAGTTAGCATCGCGAGCAAATATGTACCAGCAGGCATTATTGTATATTTTACATGCAGAAAGCTATCGTCCTCCTGAtcttttcataaaaaatgccAAATTGCTTTGGGATCGACGAGATATAACAGGGGCATTAAAGGTTCTTGAAAGAGGAGTGAATGAAATATTGGGCGATGTCCCTGTTTCTTCGGTTGGTAAtaatcatataaaaacaacacCCAAAGAGATTCGTTTCATACAAGCAGAAGGTAAGCGTCTTATTGCTACATACAATGCTGAGGCGTCTAATATATCAGCAACACTCAATCGACGTTATTTCAAAGAGGCAGTAGATATGAACCCGGAAAGTGAAGTAGCATTAGTACAACTTGCACAATACGTCGACAAATTGTATAGCTCGTGTCCAGCAGTCGAGCAAAATTCAGCAAATTGCTGGGAAATGCTATTTGAAGTAATGAAGTGTTATGGCAAATCAATGATGTATGGATCAAACTATATTTATCAATCGATGCCACGCGTATTAAGTATCTGGCTTGACTCTACTGCAAAGACGATACCAAAATCAAGTGAAGGCATTAGTACTTCCTTGAATATGGCGCGAAAAATCGCACAGTCAATGAATAAATTGGCAAGCAAGTTCAAAGATACATTATCgccgtattttttctttactGCTTTTTCCCAATTAATAAGTAGAGTTGCTCATCCTTCCCAAGAAACGTTCATAATATTGAAAGCCATAATTGTCAAATTGCTCCTCTATTATCCTCAGCAAACTCTATGGATGATTCTGAGCGTATATAAATCATCTTATACCATCCGGGTACGGCGATGTGTAGAAATATTTAACGATCGTCAGTTGCTGCAAGTAGAGAACATGCAAAAGTTGATAAAAGACTTTAATGGATTGGCTGAACGTCTTATCGAGCTTACCAACAAAGAAATTCCGGGAAATCCAGGAGGCATCAGACATTCAAAACAGGCAAATGTTACAGTTTCTATCTTAGTGAAAGCTTTACCAAAACTGCTGGCTGATAAaaacttttcaaatattttgattcCCATTGAAAGATGCATACAACTAGTGCTGAATAAAAATACAGGGATGAATTTTCAACCATACCCTACAAATGCTATATATATTGCTGGAATTTCCGAAGAAGTGACAGTGTTGCATTCTTTGCAAAAACCTAGGAAAATTTCACTCCGAGGCCATAACGGCAAGCTTTATACAATGATGATGAAACCTAAAGATGATCTGCGAAAAGATTTCCGTTTGATGGAGTTTAATGCAGTTGTTAAGCAATATTTATCGCAAGATCCAGATGCAAAATTCCGAAGGTTACACATACGCACATATGCTGTTCTACCTTTAAATGAAGAGTGTGGTATTATTGAGTGGATATCAAATCTGAACACATTTCGCGGTATCGTATGCACGTATTACAAACAGCGTGGACTGGGAATGACGGCGAAAGAATTGAGAAACTTTAATTATGAGCGCACAGAACCGCTTGCAAAGAAACGGCACGCCTTTGAAACTATTCTTGTTCCGCGGCATCCACCGTTATTTAGTGAATGGTTTCGAGATTGTTTTCCAAATCCCCATAATTGGTTTCAAGCTCGTTCGTCGTACATAAAAACTACTGCAGTTATTTCGATGGTTGGTTACATATTAGGGCTTGGAGATCGCCATGGCGAAAATATTCTGTTTGATTCTACTAACGGAGATACTGTGCACGTAGATTTTAATTGCTTGTTTAATCGAGGAGAAACATTCACAGTTCCAGAGTTAGTGCCATTTCGCTTGACTCATAATATGGTAGATGCAATGGGACCTCTCGGAGTGGAAGGGCTTTATCGGCGATGCTGTGAAATTGTTTTACGAATTCTTCAAACCCATGCATCAACATTCATGTCTGTATTGAAGCCTTTTGTTTACGATCCCATGGTGTCGTGGAGCAAGATGACGTTTGCTCAAGGGGAATCAAGCGAAAGGGATAGCTATTTAGAACGAACCGATCCCCAAGCCATGCACAATGTGTTAAACATTGAAGAAAGACTAAAAGGCTATGTAAAAGTTAATGGTAAATTGTCACATAATCCACTATCCATTGAAGGGCAAGTAAACCACTTGATTAAGGAGGCAACAGACATAGACAATCTAGCACAAATGTACATTGGTTGGTCTGGATACACATAA